A window from Cydia pomonella isolate Wapato2018A chromosome 8, ilCydPomo1, whole genome shotgun sequence encodes these proteins:
- the LOC133520251 gene encoding carbonic anhydrase 7, which produces MNSKNILVVFAVLAANASIAFGWGYRASDQRRWAVLHPACGGRQQSPIAIAARQAIPISIPAMELIGYQNPLPGPLTLTNNGHSVTLTIPKYSSEEEKKGFRLPYIFGGPLDNEYEIEGLHFHWGDKNNRGSEHTLNDMRLPLEMHIVHRNKKYRNLAESLQHPDGVAVLAFFYQVVEFDAKLLSPMVKNLSMIEAYNSSMQLPHTFSLSSILSGLDSERFYTYKGSLTTPPCAEAVTWIVFSDYLPISVFQMDNFRGLLSNLNLPLVDNFRQLQPLFGRRIFVRITSKNPKFKKTKLHYSKYDWVGHKKADNDVGDFDE; this is translated from the exons CCTCCATTGCCTTCGGCTGGGGTTACCGCGCATCTGACCAGCGGCGCTGGGCCGTGCTCCACCCCGCCTGCGGAGGCAGGCAACAATCCCCCATCGCCATCGCGGCGCGCCAGGCCATCCCCATCTCCATCCCCGCCATGGAACTCATCGGCTACCAGAACCCTCTACCAGGCCCTCTCACCTTAACAAATAACGGCCATTCAGTCACTCTAACCATCCCGAAGTACAGCTCAGAGGAAGAGAAGAAAGGATTCCGTCTACCTTACATCTTCGGCGGACCGCTAGACAACGAGTATGAAATTGAGGGCCTGCATTTCCACTGGGGTGACAAGAACAACCGTGGTTCTGAGCATACGCTTAATGACATGAGGCTGCCTCTTGAGATGCACATCGTGCACAGGAACAAGAAATACAGGAACTTGGCTGAGTCTCTGCAGCATCCTGATGGCGTTGCCGTCCTTGCTTTCTTTTACCAG GTGGTGGAATTCGACGCCAAGCTCCTCAGCCCCATGGTGAAGAACCTGTCCATGATTGAGGCCTACAACAGCAGCATGCAGCTTCCGCACACCTTCTCCCTCTCTTCTATCCTATCTGGGCTGGACTCCGAGCGGTTCTACACGTACAAGGGCTCTCTGACCACCCCGCCTTGCGCTGAGGCCGTTACGTGGATCGTGTTCTCTGATTATCTGCCGATCTCCGTGTTCCAG ATGGACAACTTCCGCGGTCTCCTCTCCAACCTGAACCTGCCCCTCGTCGACAACTTCAGGCAGCTCCAGCCCCTCTTCGGCCGCCGAATTTTCGTGCGCATCACCTCCAAGAACCCCAAGTTCAAGAAGACCAAGCTCCACTACTCCAAATACGATTGGGTCGGACACAAGAAAGCCGACAACGATGTTGGCGACTTCGATGAATAG
- the LOC133520255 gene encoding V-type proton ATPase subunit F — protein sequence MALQSAIKGKLISVIGDEDTCVGFLLGGIGEINKNRHPNFMVVDKNTAVSEIEDCFKRFIKRDDIDIILINQNVAELIRHVIDGHTAPVPAVLEIPSKDHPYDASKDSILRRAKGMFNPEDLSMFGSENYST from the exons ATGGCCCTCCAATCCGCTATTAAGGGAAAACTGATCAGCGTCATCGGAGATGAG GACACCTGCGTTGGATTCTTATTGGGTGGTATCGGTGAAATCAACAAGAACAGACACCCAAATTTCATGGTGGTCGacaaaa aCACTGCTGTCAGCGAGATAGAAGATTGCTTCAAGCGGTTCATCAAACGGGACGACATCGACATCATCCTCATCAACCAGAACGTGGCTGAGCTCATCAGACACGTCATTGATGGGCACACCGCGCCTGTACCTGCTGTGCTGGAGATCCCGTCCAAGGACCATCCTTATGATGCCAGCAAGGACTCGATCCTGCGCCGTGCTAAG GGAATGTTCAACCCCGAGGACCTG TCGATGTTCGGATCTGAAAACTACAGTACCTAG